TACCGTTTTTTCAGTTAGATGTTCCATCGCAAGCTTGACATATGGATAGTTCTCTTTAAAAAATTGCGGCATATATACCTTGGGATTTCCCTCATAAAATTGTTGATCAAAATCAATTGCTCTGATCCTAAACTGAAAGTCATCAAAATCAGGTGTAATCTGCATAACAAAATTATAGGCGCGCATATCTCCCAGCAGCGTGATAATACAACGTTCATTAAACTTGACGAATTCCTTAGAAATACGTGTCAAATTGTAATCTGGTGTAAACATCCTGGTTTGCGAAAAAATATCACCCGGGATGCCAACGATATGTTCTTCAACAAGTGTATCCTGATCCACCATATAATTGACCTGATTTGGAGATAGTATTTCCTCTAGTTCCAACCCGTAGATCCGTGATGCATCCGCCTGTTTGATATAAAAATAATCATAAACGTCATTCAATCGGTTTACGATACGAATCCGAAATGGTCTTGTATTACCAAAACCACAGTACTCAACACGGTCTATATATTTGTGCTGTACAATACGTGTGTTACCGGAAGCTTTAAGCTTTGCATAGATGACCTTTAGCCCGTCATATAGTTGGTCAATCAGATATTGAGGATACAGTGGTGTTTCCCAGAATGTATCATTACCAAATTTGTCCATGACCGGTACGGTCTCTGTAAAATTCAATAGATCCTTATAACCAATGGGCAGCTTTTCATCCCGTTGATATAGCTTAAGATATTTATGTAGCCCTTCCCCTACTTCAAAGATCGGCTTCTTCCTCGAAATCTTTACATCTTGAACTTCTTCCATCTGTATTCTAGTCTTGAGATATTAGATAAGCGTATGGAGACTTTGGTTTAACATATCTGCTGCTTACTTACTTGTCTTTTGTTTTTGATCTTTATCCTACATCTTTATCATCTTCCTGACTTTAATAACAAGATAACGAAACAATCCGATAACCTTACAATAAAATCACCTCTAAAACAATTATAAGCACTTTCAATCAAAAACATATAACATTATCAATATCAATAAGTATTTTTTATTAAATTTACATCTATAAACCGAAAATTCTTAGTAATTTTGAAATAAATTTAATTATTTTAGCTATTGGTCAGATTTTGATGTATGACCAATGAATGAAACACAAAACCCATTGTTAATGGAAAATCAATATGCAAACTATGATCTAGACAATTTGGATATCCAAATCCTGTCTATTCTAATGAATGATGCTTCTATTCCTTATACAGAAATAGCGAAAAAGCTAATCGTATCAGGTGGTACCATCCACGTTAGAATGAAGAAGATGGAAGAATTAGGTATCATCAGAGGTTCAAATCTTATTATCAATCCTCAAAAAGTTGGATTTGACATCACTGCCTTTCTCGGTATCTATCTAGAAAAAGGTTCACAATATGCAGATGCGGTAGATAAGTTGAAAGAAATCAAAGAAGTGGTTGAGCTACATTATTGTACCGGCCAATACAGTATTTTTGCAAAAATTATCTGTAGGGACACTGTCCACCTCAGAAAAGTATTAAACGAAGATATCCAATCGGTA
The window above is part of the Sphingobacterium sp. ML3W genome. Proteins encoded here:
- a CDS encoding Lrp/AsnC ligand binding domain-containing protein encodes the protein MENQYANYDLDNLDIQILSILMNDASIPYTEIAKKLIVSGGTIHVRMKKMEELGIIRGSNLIINPQKVGFDITAFLGIYLEKGSQYADAVDKLKEIKEVVELHYCTGQYSIFAKIICRDTVHLRKVLNEDIQSVPGIQRTETIISLEESIKRQISLV